The following proteins come from a genomic window of Phnomibacter ginsenosidimutans:
- the thrS gene encoding threonine--tRNA ligase encodes MSIQITFPDGAVRQYDAGVSSLDIAKSISEGLARNILAAKVNGEVRDLTRPIEADASIQFLKWDDKDGKSTFWHSSAHLMAEAVESLFPGVKFWVGPPVENGFYYDMDLGGHKLTEEDLGKLEAKMKELAKQNLQFSRKEISKDEAVAYFTEKGDEYKLDLLQGLEDGSITFYTQGNFTDLCRGPHIPHTGFIKAIKLTNIAGAYWKGNENNKMLTRVYGVTFPSQKELDDYIAMVEEAKKRDHRKLGKDLSIFCFDDDVGPGLPLWMPNGTIIIEELEKLAKETEEAAGYHRVVTPHIAKESMYLTSGHLPYYADSMFPPMEMDGERYYLKAMNCPHHHKIYAAEPKSYRDLPYRLAEYGTCYRYEQSGELFGLMRVRCLHMNDAHIYCTKDQFFQEFKAVNDMYLKYFKIFGVDKYVMRLSLHSPEKLGQKYVNEPQLWQETEAMVRQVLIETGTPFVEVQDEAAFYGPKIDVRIWSAIGREFTLATNQVDFNSGLKFKLSYTNANNEAEVPLIIHRAPLGTHERFIGFLLEHYAGKFPLWLAPHQVKVLPISDKFLPFAQEVTAKLKKAGIRASTDDRNEKIGKKIREAELLKVPYMFVVGEKEMNEQSVSVRKQGQGDLGMKSVEEIINLLSAEAENRD; translated from the coding sequence ATGAGCATTCAAATCACTTTTCCGGATGGAGCCGTTCGTCAGTACGACGCTGGTGTTTCCAGTCTGGATATCGCAAAATCCATCTCCGAAGGATTGGCCAGAAATATTCTTGCTGCCAAAGTAAATGGCGAAGTAAGAGACCTGACCCGTCCTATTGAAGCAGATGCCAGTATTCAGTTTTTGAAATGGGATGATAAAGATGGCAAGAGCACGTTTTGGCATTCTTCAGCACACCTGATGGCCGAAGCGGTGGAGAGCCTTTTCCCTGGCGTAAAGTTTTGGGTTGGCCCTCCGGTAGAAAATGGGTTTTACTATGATATGGATCTTGGTGGCCATAAACTCACGGAAGAAGACCTGGGTAAGCTGGAAGCCAAAATGAAAGAACTGGCCAAGCAAAACCTGCAGTTCAGCCGCAAAGAAATTTCGAAGGATGAAGCCGTGGCCTATTTCACCGAAAAAGGCGACGAGTACAAACTCGATCTGCTGCAAGGTTTGGAAGATGGCAGCATTACCTTTTATACACAAGGCAATTTTACCGACCTGTGTCGTGGGCCGCATATTCCGCATACTGGTTTTATCAAAGCCATTAAGCTCACCAATATTGCCGGTGCTTATTGGAAGGGTAATGAAAACAATAAAATGCTGACCCGTGTGTACGGTGTTACATTCCCCAGCCAAAAAGAGCTCGACGATTACATTGCCATGGTGGAAGAGGCCAAGAAGCGTGACCACCGCAAACTGGGCAAAGACCTCAGCATCTTCTGCTTTGATGATGACGTAGGACCGGGCCTGCCTTTGTGGATGCCCAACGGTACAATCATTATCGAAGAGTTGGAAAAGCTGGCCAAGGAAACGGAAGAAGCTGCCGGATACCATCGGGTGGTTACGCCACACATTGCTAAAGAAAGCATGTACCTCACCAGTGGTCACTTGCCTTATTATGCCGACAGTATGTTTCCACCCATGGAAATGGATGGCGAACGCTACTATCTGAAAGCGATGAACTGCCCGCATCACCACAAAATATATGCGGCAGAGCCTAAGAGCTACCGCGACCTTCCTTACCGCCTGGCCGAGTACGGTACCTGCTACCGCTACGAGCAAAGTGGCGAGTTGTTTGGTTTGATGCGTGTACGCTGCCTGCACATGAACGATGCGCATATTTATTGCACCAAAGACCAGTTCTTTCAGGAGTTTAAGGCCGTTAATGATATGTATTTGAAGTACTTCAAAATTTTTGGAGTAGATAAATACGTGATGCGTTTGAGCCTGCACTCACCCGAAAAACTGGGCCAGAAATATGTAAATGAACCACAGCTGTGGCAGGAAACAGAAGCCATGGTGCGCCAGGTGTTGATAGAAACAGGCACTCCATTTGTAGAAGTACAGGACGAAGCTGCTTTCTACGGTCCCAAGATTGACGTGCGGATCTGGAGTGCTATCGGTCGTGAATTTACGCTGGCCACCAACCAGGTAGATTTTAACAGCGGTCTGAAGTTCAAACTGAGCTACACCAATGCCAACAACGAAGCCGAAGTGCCGTTGATTATTCACCGTGCACCACTGGGTACACATGAACGTTTCATTGGTTTCTTGCTGGAACACTATGCTGGAAAGTTCCCATTGTGGTTGGCACCGCATCAGGTAAAAGTGTTGCCCATCAGCGACAAGTTTTTACCCTTTGCGCAAGAGGTAACTGCCAAGTTGAAAAAAGCCGGCATCCGTGCCAGCACCGACGATCGTAACGAAAAAATTGGCAAGAAAATTCGGGAAGCAGAATTGCTGAAAGTGCCTTACATGTTTGTAGTAGGCGAAAAGGAAATGAATGAACAATCTGTTTCCGTTCGCAAACAAGGACAGGGCGACCTCGGCATGAAATCTGTGGAAGAAATCATTAATTTGCTCTCGGCAGAGGCGGAAAACCGTGATTAA
- the infC gene encoding translation initiation factor IF-3 codes for MAFPPKDRRGFNPRFRQPEPEHRINDRIRVAQVRLVGDNVTPGVYATQDALKIAQAQELDLVEISPNADPPVVKVIDYKKFLYEKKKKEKEMKANSKQSEVKEIRFTPGTDDHDFDFKSKHAEKFLKDGNKVKCYVQFRGRAIMFQDRGQVLLLKFAERLAEVGALEGMPKMEGKRMIAMFAPKGTKKKA; via the coding sequence ATGGCATTTCCCCCAAAAGACAGACGCGGTTTTAATCCTCGTTTCAGGCAGCCGGAGCCTGAGCATCGTATCAACGATAGAATCCGGGTTGCTCAGGTTCGCCTCGTTGGCGACAACGTTACCCCTGGTGTGTACGCCACACAGGATGCGCTGAAGATTGCTCAAGCACAAGAACTGGACCTCGTAGAAATTTCACCCAACGCCGATCCGCCGGTGGTAAAAGTGATTGACTACAAGAAATTCTTGTATGAGAAGAAAAAGAAGGAAAAGGAAATGAAAGCCAATTCCAAGCAAAGCGAAGTGAAAGAAATTCGTTTTACGCCTGGTACAGACGATCATGACTTTGACTTTAAATCCAAACACGCCGAAAAGTTTTTGAAAGATGGCAACAAAGTGAAATGCTACGTGCAGTTCCGCGGTCGTGCCATTATGTTTCAAGACAGAGGCCAGGTGCTGCTGCTGAAATTTGCAGAAAGACTGGCTGAAGTTGGCGCTTTGGAAGGCATGCCCAAAATGGAAGGCAAACGCATGATTGCCATGTTTGCACCTAAAGGCACCAAGAAAAAAGCTTAA
- the rpmI gene encoding 50S ribosomal protein L35: protein MPKVKTNSSAKKRFKLTGTGEITFQKSFKRHILTKKSTKRKRNLAKKGVVAPANTHFVKRLLGLK from the coding sequence ATGCCAAAGGTTAAAACCAACTCAAGTGCCAAAAAACGTTTCAAATTGACAGGCACAGGTGAAATCACATTTCAAAAGAGCTTTAAGAGGCACATCCTCACCAAAAAATCAACCAAGCGTAAGCGTAACCTCGCCAAGAAAGGTGTAGTAGCTCCGGCCAATACACATTTCGTAAAGCGTCTGTTGGGTCTCAAGTAA
- the rplT gene encoding 50S ribosomal protein L20, with product MPRSKNAVASRARRKRVLDQAKGFYGKRKNVYTVAKNIVEKGLTYSYVGRKLKKREYRALWIARINAAVREEGLTYSVFMHKLAEKGITLDRKVLADLAMNEPASFKKLVESVK from the coding sequence ATGCCTCGTTCAAAAAATGCTGTTGCCAGCCGTGCCCGTCGTAAAAGAGTTCTCGACCAGGCCAAAGGCTTTTATGGCAAGCGTAAAAATGTATATACTGTTGCCAAGAATATTGTAGAAAAAGGTTTGACTTACAGCTATGTTGGCCGCAAACTCAAGAAGCGTGAATACCGTGCTTTGTGGATTGCCCGTATCAACGCTGCCGTACGTGAAGAAGGTTTGACCTACAGCGTATTCATGCACAAGCTGGCCGAAAAGGGTATTACCCTCGACCGCAAAGTGCTGGCTGACCTGGCTATGAATGAGCCTGCTTCATTCAAGAAGCTGGTTGAATCAGTGAAGTAA
- a CDS encoding arginine decarboxylase has translation MNRRIADLVQNTYTDLVHQTFDFPQKDFNVENGYLKFNGVDLKYLIEKYGTPLKISYLPKIGSQIKQAKTMFANAIKKHKYEGQYYYCYCTKSSHFSFVVEEALKHGIHLETSFAYDIEIINKLYERRKINKEIHIICNGYKQKSYTSRIAKLLNSGFKNVVPILDNKDELLAYKKSVKVPFKLGIRVAAEEEPTFPFYTSRLGIRAKDILEFYVDNIEGYEDKFQLKMLHIFLNKGIKDDIYYWSELNKVVNLYCQLKKICPELDSINIGGGFPIKHSLGFDYDYQFMINEIVGVIKAACKKAKVPMPNIFTEFGSYTVGESMAHIYSVIGEKVQNDRECWYMIDSSFITTLPDTWGIGEKFLMLPVNKWENPYQRVVLGGITCDSHDYYDSEEHINEVFLPKLNGESAEPLYVGFFHTGAYQDQISGYGGIKHCMIPSPKHVILEHDKNGKLIDWVYAKEQSAQSMLKLLGYIK, from the coding sequence ATGAACAGACGCATAGCCGACCTGGTGCAGAATACCTACACCGACCTCGTTCATCAGACTTTCGATTTTCCTCAGAAAGATTTTAATGTAGAAAATGGCTACCTCAAATTCAACGGTGTTGATTTGAAGTACCTGATTGAAAAATATGGCACGCCTTTAAAAATCAGTTACCTGCCCAAAATTGGCAGCCAGATTAAGCAGGCAAAAACCATGTTTGCCAATGCCATTAAAAAGCATAAATACGAAGGACAGTACTACTATTGCTACTGCACCAAGAGCAGCCATTTCAGCTTTGTAGTGGAAGAAGCGTTAAAGCACGGCATTCATCTCGAAACATCGTTTGCTTACGATATCGAGATTATTAATAAGCTCTACGAACGCCGCAAAATCAACAAAGAGATTCACATCATTTGCAACGGCTACAAGCAGAAATCTTATACCAGCCGCATTGCCAAATTGCTCAATTCGGGTTTCAAAAATGTGGTACCCATCCTCGACAACAAAGACGAATTGCTGGCTTACAAAAAGTCGGTAAAAGTGCCTTTTAAACTGGGTATTCGGGTAGCTGCAGAAGAAGAACCTACTTTTCCTTTTTACACCAGTCGACTGGGCATTCGGGCAAAAGATATTCTGGAATTTTACGTAGACAACATTGAAGGTTACGAAGACAAGTTTCAGCTGAAGATGCTCCACATCTTTTTGAACAAGGGTATTAAAGATGATATCTACTACTGGAGTGAACTGAACAAAGTAGTGAACCTCTATTGCCAGCTGAAGAAGATTTGTCCCGAGTTGGATTCTATCAATATTGGTGGCGGGTTCCCCATTAAGCATAGCCTTGGTTTTGACTACGACTACCAATTTATGATCAATGAAATTGTAGGCGTTATCAAAGCGGCTTGTAAAAAAGCGAAGGTGCCCATGCCCAATATTTTCACTGAGTTTGGTAGCTATACCGTGGGTGAAAGCATGGCACACATTTACAGTGTGATAGGTGAAAAAGTACAGAACGACCGTGAGTGCTGGTACATGATTGATTCATCTTTCATTACCACTTTGCCCGATACATGGGGCATAGGTGAGAAGTTCTTGATGCTGCCCGTCAACAAATGGGAAAACCCATACCAGCGTGTGGTATTAGGCGGTATCACTTGTGATAGCCACGACTACTATGATTCAGAAGAACACATCAACGAAGTGTTTTTGCCAAAGCTCAATGGTGAGAGTGCAGAACCACTGTATGTTGGTTTCTTCCATACAGGTGCTTATCAAGATCAGATTAGTGGTTACGGTGGTATCAAGCACTGTATGATTCCATCGCCCAAACATGTGATTTTGGAGCACGACAAAAATGGCAAACTCATAGATTGGGTATATGCAAAAGAGCAATCCGCTCAAAGCATGCTCAAGCTACTGGGCTATATTAAATAA
- a CDS encoding nuclear transport factor 2 family protein: MKQWKLAIAAVLIFSSTWNAGFAQTTAEEKAVAAVINKMFDAMRQADSVGIIQAFAANAHMETIAKTKQQTDTVRGNTVAQFASSITKQKAGALDERITIGAIHIDGNMATAWTPYQFYFNGQFSHCGVNSFQLVKLNGEWKIQYIIDTRRKDNCL, translated from the coding sequence ATGAAACAATGGAAGTTGGCAATAGCTGCTGTTCTTATTTTTAGTTCAACCTGGAATGCTGGTTTTGCTCAAACCACGGCAGAAGAAAAAGCAGTGGCTGCAGTCATCAATAAGATGTTTGATGCCATGCGGCAGGCTGATTCAGTAGGTATCATACAAGCGTTTGCTGCCAATGCCCATATGGAAACCATTGCTAAAACCAAACAACAAACTGACACAGTAAGAGGAAATACGGTTGCACAATTTGCTTCATCCATTACCAAACAAAAAGCCGGTGCACTGGATGAACGCATTACCATTGGTGCCATTCACATTGATGGTAATATGGCCACCGCCTGGACGCCCTATCAGTTTTATTTCAATGGCCAGTTTAGCCATTGCGGTGTCAATTCTTTTCAACTCGTAAAACTCAATGGCGAGTGGAAAATTCAATACATTATTGATACCCGGCGCAAAGACAACTGTCTTTAA
- a CDS encoding Hsp20/alpha crystallin family protein — MTQTKFITRPYGNRFNGVFNSLLADMERSFGQAVQQPYTAPVNIAETADAFHLELLAPGRSKEAFTLNIEDGHLVIAYKAPEETANSIQFARKEFTLPSFSRSFFLDDKVNTDGIQAKYEQGILKVLLPKKAEAQPVQKQISIQ; from the coding sequence ATGACACAGACTAAATTTATCACCCGCCCTTATGGTAACCGTTTCAATGGTGTATTCAACAGCTTGCTCGCCGATATGGAACGCAGCTTTGGCCAGGCAGTACAGCAGCCTTATACCGCTCCGGTAAACATTGCAGAAACCGCAGATGCCTTTCATTTAGAATTGCTGGCACCCGGTCGCAGCAAAGAAGCATTCACCCTGAATATTGAAGATGGTCATCTGGTAATTGCTTACAAAGCACCAGAAGAAACCGCAAACAGTATCCAATTTGCCCGCAAAGAGTTTACACTGCCTTCTTTCAGCCGTTCGTTTTTCCTTGATGACAAGGTGAACACTGACGGTATTCAGGCAAAATACGAACAGGGCATTCTGAAAGTATTGCTGCCTAAAAAAGCAGAAGCGCAGCCTGTGCAAAAGCAAATCAGTATTCAGTAA
- a CDS encoding BrxA/BrxB family bacilliredoxin: MYPAEIVEPMKAELTEYGFEELLTPADVDEQMKKQGTTLVMINSVCGCSAGSARPGVLMAVHNASKKPDFLTTSFAGFDREAVAQVRQYLLPYPPSSPAIALLKDGQVVHMLERHQIEGRPAQVIASNLISAFEQHC, encoded by the coding sequence ATGTATCCTGCCGAGATAGTTGAACCCATGAAGGCTGAGTTGACTGAATATGGTTTTGAAGAGTTGTTGACACCCGCCGATGTAGATGAGCAAATGAAAAAACAAGGCACCACACTGGTAATGATCAACAGTGTATGCGGTTGTAGCGCTGGTAGTGCCCGCCCTGGTGTGCTGATGGCCGTGCACAACGCCAGCAAAAAGCCAGATTTTCTCACCACTTCATTTGCTGGTTTCGACCGCGAAGCCGTAGCTCAGGTTCGCCAGTATTTGTTGCCTTATCCTCCGTCTTCACCAGCTATTGCGTTGCTGAAAGATGGCCAGGTGGTACACATGCTGGAGCGTCATCAGATTGAAGGCCGCCCTGCACAAGTTATTGCCAGTAACCTTATCAGTGCCTTTGAGCAGCACTGCTAA
- a CDS encoding prolipoprotein diacylglyceryl transferase, translating into MYPNLYFFLKEVFGVEIQFFKLINTFGFLVALAFLSAAWALTTELKRRQQAGWLGFTETQITVGDGAPMSDIIWNAFFGFIIGFKFIGFFTDKENALADPQAFLLSGMGNLPAGILAAIGFAAWRWYSGNKTKLSKPEKRSIRIWPSDRVGDMIVLAAVFGFGGAKLFHNFENWEELVADPVNALLSFSGLTFYGGLICAGAAIVWYARKHKINLWHLVDSFGPALMLAYAVGRIGCQVAGDGDWGVANSAYVADEQGKAVLASSPKQWNDSATVHLNYFKRAQHGVKEVNTTADILHSSYVAPSFYPLGW; encoded by the coding sequence ATGTACCCCAATTTGTATTTTTTCCTCAAGGAAGTTTTTGGTGTAGAAATTCAATTTTTCAAACTCATCAATACGTTTGGTTTTCTGGTAGCACTGGCTTTTTTGAGTGCTGCATGGGCACTCACTACCGAGCTCAAACGCCGTCAGCAAGCGGGTTGGCTGGGTTTTACCGAAACACAAATAACCGTGGGTGATGGGGCGCCCATGAGTGATATTATCTGGAATGCTTTCTTTGGATTCATCATCGGTTTCAAATTCATTGGCTTTTTTACAGATAAAGAGAATGCACTGGCCGATCCGCAAGCCTTTTTGCTGAGCGGCATGGGCAATTTGCCCGCCGGAATTTTGGCGGCCATTGGTTTTGCCGCATGGCGCTGGTACAGTGGCAATAAAACCAAACTGAGCAAACCCGAAAAACGCAGCATCCGTATTTGGCCCAGTGACAGGGTAGGCGATATGATTGTATTGGCAGCGGTGTTTGGTTTTGGTGGTGCTAAACTCTTTCACAACTTCGAAAACTGGGAAGAGTTGGTGGCCGATCCTGTAAATGCGCTGCTCTCTTTCAGTGGCCTTACCTTTTATGGTGGTTTGATTTGTGCTGGTGCCGCTATTGTGTGGTATGCCCGCAAACACAAAATCAACCTTTGGCATTTGGTCGATTCATTTGGTCCGGCACTGATGCTGGCCTATGCCGTAGGCCGTATTGGCTGTCAGGTAGCCGGCGACGGCGACTGGGGTGTGGCCAACAGTGCTTATGTAGCCGACGAGCAGGGCAAAGCTGTTTTAGCCAGCAGTCCCAAGCAATGGAATGACAGCGCCACCGTACACCTCAACTATTTTAAAAGAGCACAGCACGGTGTGAAGGAAGTAAATACCACTGCCGATATTTTGCACAGCAGCTATGTGGCACCTTCTTTTTACCCACTTGGATGGTAG
- a CDS encoding prolipoprotein diacylglyceryl transferase family protein, translating into MVAYTYPNNVLSEGIPVPGYEGQWSNRLPLPVFPTPFYETVMGLLLFAGLWFLRSRILAPGVLFGVYLIMNGTERFLIEKIRVNTTNELLGFHPSQAELIALALILVGVGVILYKRKAKA; encoded by the coding sequence ATGGTAGCTTATACTTATCCGAACAATGTATTGAGCGAAGGCATACCAGTACCCGGCTATGAAGGCCAGTGGAGCAACCGCTTGCCACTCCCGGTTTTTCCAACTCCATTCTATGAAACTGTAATGGGGCTGCTACTTTTTGCAGGATTGTGGTTCTTGCGTTCCCGCATTTTGGCACCGGGCGTTTTATTTGGCGTGTACCTCATTATGAATGGTACCGAACGTTTCCTCATCGAAAAAATAAGGGTAAACACCACCAACGAGCTGCTGGGTTTTCATCCGTCGCAGGCCGAACTCATTGCCTTAGCCCTCATTTTGGTGGGAGTGGGCGTTATCCTTTATAAGCGGAAAGCCAAAGCGTAA
- a CDS encoding outer membrane beta-barrel family protein, which produces MKPLSSLLGIAFSTLLATGLQAQTTTKGGLKGQVQSGGKGVDAATVALLKTKDSSLVKLSVSNSAGQYELEQILAGQYLLRISAVGYQPSFTKATIVAGETKDAGTTELEAAAGKLQDVVVTVKKPLVEQKLDRTVVNIEGQASNAGITALEVLEKSPGITVDKDGNISLKGKAGVMVLIDGKPTYMSGTDLANYLRNLPSNQLELLEIMTNPPAKYDAAGNAGIINIKTKKNKAKGFNGSFTVGGGQGVYPKLNNSLNLNYRNNKWNLFGNYSSYYNKNFQELELQRVFRNQTTQQVVSNFEQIAKMRRENMGHNAKLGFDYYASKKTTLGVTLTGFSNKSDNSNTNSTLIKDPSNVLVSRTEAANSIDMRFKNWGANANLRHQFDSTGRELTADVDVLQYRNKNDQHFANYFFDKDGSKLQEDEYLRGDLPSTINIYSAKVDYTHPLKGKARFEAGVKTSIVKTDNDARYTEFDHSTGSWIIDTDRSNHFIYTENINAAYVNMSKEFSKKWSGQLGLRAENTNAKGDQVTSSLDFTRSYTQLFPTAYVQYAANEKHSFVLNYGRRIERPDYEDMNPFIYFLDKYTYQTGNPNLTPQFAHNIELSHSFKGFLNTTINYTRTTDMMSEVFRQDDATNTTFVTKDNVANSRQIGVSINAGVPVTKWWRTNVYVNAFHNKFSGEINGGYLELDMNGWMTNIQNQFTFKKGWGGEISGFYRSRMLEGVLTAQSMGVINFAVTKKMMKDKGQLRLNFRDPFDLQYFRGTVKYQNIDLRIKNQWDNQVLNISFTYRFGKPVKGPSPRKNGGAGDEQNRVKSGGN; this is translated from the coding sequence ATGAAACCATTATCCTCACTGCTTGGTATCGCATTTTCAACATTGCTGGCTACAGGCCTGCAGGCGCAAACCACCACAAAAGGCGGACTTAAAGGACAGGTACAATCGGGGGGCAAGGGCGTAGACGCCGCCACAGTAGCATTATTAAAAACTAAAGATTCATCGCTGGTAAAGCTCAGTGTGAGCAATTCGGCAGGCCAATACGAACTAGAACAAATTTTGGCTGGTCAGTATTTGTTACGCATTTCTGCCGTAGGGTATCAGCCATCATTTACAAAAGCAACCATTGTAGCCGGAGAAACCAAGGATGCTGGAACCACAGAACTGGAAGCAGCCGCAGGAAAGTTGCAAGATGTAGTGGTAACGGTAAAAAAACCATTGGTGGAGCAAAAGCTTGACCGCACAGTGGTGAACATAGAGGGCCAGGCCAGCAATGCAGGTATCACAGCATTGGAGGTGTTGGAAAAATCGCCCGGCATCACTGTAGACAAAGACGGCAACATTAGCCTGAAAGGCAAGGCCGGCGTAATGGTATTGATTGATGGCAAACCCACTTACATGAGTGGCACCGATTTGGCCAACTACCTGCGCAACCTGCCAAGCAACCAATTGGAATTATTGGAAATTATGACCAATCCTCCCGCTAAATACGATGCTGCCGGCAATGCTGGTATCATCAATATCAAAACCAAAAAGAACAAGGCGAAAGGTTTCAATGGTTCATTTACGGTAGGGGGTGGCCAGGGTGTTTACCCTAAATTAAACAACAGCCTCAACCTGAATTATCGCAATAACAAGTGGAATTTGTTTGGCAACTATTCGTCTTATTACAACAAGAATTTTCAGGAGCTGGAATTGCAGCGGGTCTTTCGCAACCAGACCACTCAGCAAGTAGTGAGTAATTTTGAGCAAATCGCAAAGATGCGCCGCGAAAACATGGGGCACAATGCGAAGCTGGGTTTTGATTACTATGCCAGTAAAAAAACGACCTTGGGAGTTACGCTGACTGGTTTTAGCAACAAAAGCGACAATAGCAATACCAACAGTACCCTTATCAAAGACCCGTCAAATGTGCTTGTGTCTCGTACAGAAGCGGCCAATTCAATTGACATGCGCTTTAAAAACTGGGGCGCCAATGCCAACCTTCGTCACCAGTTTGACAGCACCGGACGTGAGCTGACTGCAGATGTGGATGTACTGCAATACCGCAACAAGAATGATCAGCATTTTGCCAACTACTTTTTTGATAAAGACGGCAGCAAACTGCAGGAAGATGAATACCTGCGTGGCGATTTGCCATCCACCATCAACATCTACAGTGCCAAGGTTGATTACACGCATCCGTTGAAAGGCAAGGCTCGTTTTGAGGCCGGTGTAAAAACCAGTATAGTAAAAACCGATAACGATGCCCGCTACACAGAGTTTGACCATAGCACCGGCAGCTGGATTATTGATACCGACCGCAGCAATCATTTCATTTATACTGAAAACATCAATGCGGCTTACGTGAACATGTCGAAAGAGTTTAGCAAAAAATGGAGTGGCCAGTTGGGGTTGCGGGCAGAAAACACCAATGCCAAAGGCGATCAGGTAACTTCATCACTCGACTTTACCCGTTCGTACACACAGTTATTTCCTACGGCATATGTTCAATATGCAGCCAATGAAAAACACAGCTTTGTGTTGAACTATGGCCGCCGCATTGAACGCCCTGACTACGAAGACATGAACCCGTTCATTTACTTCCTTGATAAATACACATATCAAACAGGCAACCCTAATCTGACACCACAGTTTGCACACAACATCGAACTGTCGCACAGCTTCAAAGGCTTTCTTAACACGACCATCAACTACACCCGCACCACGGATATGATGTCGGAAGTGTTTCGCCAGGATGATGCCACCAATACCACATTCGTTACCAAAGACAATGTGGCCAACAGCCGCCAGATTGGTGTAAGCATCAACGCAGGTGTGCCCGTAACCAAGTGGTGGAGAACCAACGTGTATGTGAATGCCTTTCACAACAAGTTTAGCGGTGAAATAAACGGTGGCTATCTCGAACTCGATATGAACGGTTGGATGACCAACATTCAAAACCAGTTTACTTTCAAAAAGGGTTGGGGTGGCGAAATCAGTGGTTTTTACCGCAGCCGTATGCTCGAAGGCGTATTGACTGCTCAGTCGATGGGCGTTATCAATTTTGCCGTAACCAAAAAAATGATGAAAGACAAAGGTCAATTGCGCCTCAACTTCCGTGATCCATTTGATCTGCAGTATTTCCGTGGTACCGTAAAATACCAGAACATTGATTTGCGCATCAAAAACCAGTGGGACAATCAGGTACTCAATATCAGCTTTACCTACCGTTTTGGTAAGCCGGTAAAAGGACCATCACCCCGCAAAAACGGTGGTGCCGGCGACGAACAAAACCGGGTAAAATCTGGCGGTAACTAA